Proteins encoded in a region of the Methanobacterium formicicum genome:
- a CDS encoding Coenzyme F420 hydrogenase/dehydrogenase, beta subunit C-terminal domain — MTANHKGVTLVGTPCQIIAAAKIEHYPETLGESPVDFKLGLFCMENFSHSYLKEFLKQNEIEMDDVDQFRVEKGHFWAYLKNGDVFKTPLSKAKACMRKNCQVCVDYTSELADLSVGSVGSAPGWSTLIARTEKGLQALQNAENKGYIETKPLEQSGLKLLENLANKKKKENKGEIRKRESVARPVIYRRYMSDAEFETEVASCQFDDLKSDVIDIGGCVLCGACYYACPENIISIEDRKPQLRGNCPPECNLCYVACPRTYVSQEILSRDLDQKALGDYLKIVSARATNVEGQDGGVATALLNYILDENVTEEVVVVDKSEQNPWKPEAVLTSDTEEVKKAAGTKYSACPVFKVLKDNDNKEKEVS, encoded by the coding sequence AAAATAGAACACTACCCCGAAACCCTGGGAGAATCCCCGGTGGATTTCAAATTAGGACTCTTCTGTATGGAGAACTTCTCCCACAGCTACTTAAAAGAGTTCCTAAAACAGAATGAAATTGAAATGGATGATGTAGACCAGTTCCGAGTGGAAAAAGGACACTTCTGGGCCTACCTGAAAAATGGTGATGTTTTCAAAACACCACTATCCAAGGCCAAGGCTTGTATGAGGAAGAATTGCCAGGTGTGTGTGGATTACACCTCAGAACTGGCTGATCTATCTGTGGGATCAGTGGGTTCCGCTCCGGGATGGTCCACCCTTATAGCCCGAACAGAAAAGGGACTCCAAGCCTTGCAAAATGCTGAAAACAAAGGTTACATTGAAACTAAACCTCTGGAACAATCAGGACTCAAGTTACTGGAGAATCTGGCCAATAAAAAGAAAAAAGAAAACAAAGGAGAAATAAGGAAGAGGGAATCTGTGGCCCGACCGGTGATTTATCGTCGGTACATGAGCGATGCAGAATTTGAAACAGAAGTTGCATCCTGCCAGTTCGATGATCTGAAATCAGATGTCATTGACATAGGTGGTTGTGTGCTCTGTGGAGCCTGTTACTACGCCTGTCCCGAGAACATCATATCCATTGAGGACCGTAAACCCCAACTGAGGGGAAACTGCCCCCCTGAATGTAACCTTTGTTACGTGGCCTGTCCCCGCACCTACGTGTCCCAAGAAATCCTGAGCCGGGACCTGGACCAGAAAGCCCTGGGAGACTACCTGAAGATAGTATCAGCCCGGGCAACTAATGTGGAAGGTCAGGACGGTGGAGTGGCCACTGCCCTTTTAAACTACATTTTAGATGAAAATGTAACCGAAGAGGTAGTGGTTGTGGATAAAAGTGAACAAAATCCCTGGAAACCAGAGGCAGTACTTACTTCCGACACAGAAGAAGTTAAGAAAGCAGCAGGGACCAAATACTCAGCCTGTCCCGTGTTCAAAGTATTGAAGGATAATGATAATAAGGAAAAGGAGGTGTCCTAG